In the genome of Deinococcus humi, the window CACACCCGCTGGGTTACACGGATCGCTGGCGGGAGCGGGAAGCGCAGGCGAGGCCGGAGGACCTCCACGCTTTGAAGTAAGCAGAGGGGGCCCGGACACGCAGTCCGGGCCCCTTTTGTTGCCCAACCCCTTCAGCCAGGAGAGGAGCGGCGTGAGGGAATTCTCGGCAGACAGGGCCTGCCGGAGGTTTACAGGGCGCTCCAGTGATGCTCGGGCAGGCCATACTGTTCGCGTAAAGCCTGCGCCGCCGCGTGATGCGTCCCGCCCACCTGTTCCCTCAGTCGCTTGGCCCAGAGATCGTGCAACTGGGCCTGCCACGCGACGTTCGGCGCGCGCTCAAGCTGACCCTGCGCCTCGGTGAGGTAGGGAACGGCGTCGTCACCCCTTTCAAGCATGAGCAGGATGGCCGCTTCCTCCAGGGCGCGCATGGCGTTCAGGTGTGTGGGGAAGGGGCGGCCGTCCCTCGCACGCGCGATCTCTGCCCAGGCCTCCTCGGGCCGTCCGGCAAGTCGCAACGTCTTGGCGTGGAGGACCGGAAATGAGCCTAGGAGCGCATTGTGCTGGGTCGTGTGGTCCCGGTGGGCCTGCTGATACAGCGCTCCGGCGAGGCCAAGGTCGCCTGACGTCTGCGCCACTATGATCTGCGCGTTGAGCAGCGCCACGCGCTCGCCGTGGTTGGCGTCGAGGCGACCCAGATGGGCCGCGCCGCGCGCCACCACCTCGCGCGCGGCCGCGACCTCGCCGAGCTCGCACAACACCCGTGCGAGCTTGCCGAGGCTCGACCCGGCCCGCAAGACGTCATTGCGCCTGAGATGCAGCCCCTCTGCCCGTTCCAGGTGAAAACTCGCCTCGCAGGGCGCGGTGGCGGTCAGTGCGAGCCCCAGACCCTCCTGCGCTTTGGCCTGCCACTCCAGCGACGCTGCCCGTTCGCCCAGGTCCGCCAGCCGCCTGAGGTGAACGAGCGTCTCCTCCCGCTGTCCGCGAATGTACGCCATCAGTGCCAGCCCCTCGGTGAGCTGTGCCTCCACCAGCCAGGCCTCAGGCCCCACCTCCGCGGCGCGCAGGGCAGCGAGCCCCGCGCGCACGACCGGTTCGATGCGGGAGACGTCCATGGTCCCCTCGGTGGCGCGGTACTCCTGCATAAAGGCGGTTGCACGCTCCAGCGGCGTGACCGCCCGCTGGTGTAATGCCTGCACCACATCCGCGTGCCGGGGATCGTCCATGTTGGCGAGGACCTCGGCCCGCAGCGCGAGGGCACCGAAGGCGGCGGCAGGGTCGGGTGCGGTGAGCCGTTCGGCAGCCTCAGCGAAGAACCGCTGGGCCTCTTCCAGCCGTGCGGACCGCCAGGCCACGTGTCCGGCCTGGATGAGCCACGGGGCAGCCTCGGCCGGCTGTCCACCGGCGAGCCAGTGCCCGGCCACCCGGGCCGGAGAGACCCCGGCCGACGCGCCCAGCGCGCGGGCGGCCGCCCGGTGGAGCAAGCGGCGCACTCCCTCGGGCGTCTCCTGGCGCAGGATCTCGGCGATGAGATCGTGACTGAAACGCTCGCCGACCACAATCTGAGCCTCCTCCAGTTCTTCCCAGGCAGTGACGACCTCCAGCAGGGGGGCGCGCAGCACCTCTGCCACGCGTTCAAGGTCGAAGTCACTCTGGAGGACCGCTGCCGCCCGCGCGGCATGCAGGGCGGGGACCGAGAGGCCTGAGAGGCGCCTGGAGATGATGCTTGAAACCTTCCCAGCCACCGGCAGAGGCTGCCCGGCGTCGAGAGGTCCCTGCTCGATCATGTGCTTGACCGTTTCCAACACGAACAGCGGGTTGCCCCCGGTGAAGCGGGCGAGTTCCCCCCCACGCTCCCCCAGGCCGGGCAGGTCGAGGCTCACGGCGAGTTCACGCACGTCCGCATCCCCCAGGGGGGCAACGTCAATCCACACCGATTGACCGGCGGCCACGAACCGCCCGAATAGGGCGCGCGCGCTTTGGTCCAGTTCCTCGGCGCGGAACGTCCCAATAAAGTGTGGAAGTCCCCCTGGCTGGCCGAGCGGGAAGTGGTTCGCCAACATTGCCATGCCCATCTCAGAGGTCGCGGAATCGACGTCATGCAGATCCTCGAACACGCTCACCACCGCGCCCTGCAGTTGGATGGCCACGCCCGACATGAGATGAATCGCCTCAATCATGCGGGGGTCGGCGTGGCCGCCGCCGAGGTCCGCTCTGGTCTCGGGCAGCAGTGGGGCAAGGGCGGGCATGACCCAGGCTGGAAGCTCGAAATCCGCCGGCAGCAGGTCCAGCACGCGGCGCAACATGCGCGCAGTGGTCGTGAAAGGTGCGGCGCGGTCACCCGGCCTGCCCTCCAGACGAAAGGCCGCGCCCTTGCTCGCCACGAAGTCGTGCATCAACCGCGACTTGCCTGATCCGGCTGGGCCGACGAGCAGGATGGACTGCCCGTTTGCCCATGCCTGCTCCA includes:
- a CDS encoding BTAD domain-containing putative transcriptional regulator, which translates into the protein MNSAAWHLAAFGKPRLLGPSGQAVRCEQRTLALLTYLALEGPTSRSRLAGLLWPDTPESGARNNLVHLLRRVAKSHHPDLVHAGETVALGSVLESDVAAWGVMGGALPAPEAVPPGVLLDGLSFDDQPDLAEWLLAWRERIDLARAERLADAATHAEAEGDLVGALRLARALVDLDPLSEDAHRRLMRLLYLAGDRPAALKAYHRCRDVLERELGVEPLPETQDLAQLIDRGAVEAPPVPAAPRIPLSVLRPPVLVGRAAQWARMEQAWANGQSILLVGPAGSGKSRLMHDFVASKGAAFRLEGRPGDRAAPFTTTARMLRRVLDLLPADFELPAWVMPALAPLLPETRADLGGGHADPRMIEAIHLMSGVAIQLQGAVVSVFEDLHDVDSATSEMGMAMLANHFPLGQPGGLPHFIGTFRAEELDQSARALFGRFVAAGQSVWIDVAPLGDADVRELAVSLDLPGLGERGGELARFTGGNPLFVLETVKHMIEQGPLDAGQPLPVAGKVSSIISRRLSGLSVPALHAARAAAVLQSDFDLERVAEVLRAPLLEVVTAWEELEEAQIVVGERFSHDLIAEILRQETPEGVRRLLHRAAARALGASAGVSPARVAGHWLAGGQPAEAAPWLIQAGHVAWRSARLEEAQRFFAEAAERLTAPDPAAAFGALALRAEVLANMDDPRHADVVQALHQRAVTPLERATAFMQEYRATEGTMDVSRIEPVVRAGLAALRAAEVGPEAWLVEAQLTEGLALMAYIRGQREETLVHLRRLADLGERAASLEWQAKAQEGLGLALTATAPCEASFHLERAEGLHLRRNDVLRAGSSLGKLARVLCELGEVAAAREVVARGAAHLGRLDANHGERVALLNAQIIVAQTSGDLGLAGALYQQAHRDHTTQHNALLGSFPVLHAKTLRLAGRPEEAWAEIARARDGRPFPTHLNAMRALEEAAILLMLERGDDAVPYLTEAQGQLERAPNVAWQAQLHDLWAKRLREQVGGTHHAAAQALREQYGLPEHHWSAL